The following proteins are co-located in the Roseovarius arcticus genome:
- a CDS encoding TAXI family TRAP transporter solute-binding subunit, with translation MKTSFKRIIRTATLGAAMMVVGSVAAAQEPQFFRIGTGGTSGTYYPIGGLIANAISAPPGSRACEEGGSCGYPGLIASALSANGSVANINAIAGGTLESGFSQSDVATWAQTGTGIWEGRDAVDNLRAIANLYPETIHLVASAASGITSVADLKGKNVSLDEPGSGTLVDARIILGAYGLTEADIEANFLKPDQAADRMRDGAMDAFFFVGGFPAGAIAELASQEDIVLIPISGAEAEAVTGEYTFFAENIVPGGTYEGVTDDVTTLSVGAQWVTSADQPEDLIYGITAALWNENTRKLLDSGHQKGKAITVETALDGIGIPLHPGAEKFYREQGMIE, from the coding sequence ATGAAAACAAGTTTCAAACGCATCATCCGTACTGCCACTTTGGGCGCGGCGATGATGGTCGTCGGCTCTGTCGCCGCTGCGCAGGAACCGCAGTTTTTCCGCATCGGCACCGGCGGTACGTCCGGCACCTACTATCCAATCGGCGGCCTGATCGCGAACGCGATTTCGGCGCCTCCCGGTTCGCGTGCATGCGAAGAGGGCGGATCGTGCGGCTACCCTGGCCTGATCGCATCGGCCCTGTCGGCCAACGGCTCTGTCGCCAATATCAACGCGATTGCTGGCGGCACGCTGGAATCGGGTTTCTCGCAGTCAGATGTGGCCACATGGGCGCAGACAGGTACTGGCATCTGGGAAGGCCGTGACGCGGTCGACAACCTGCGCGCCATTGCAAACCTCTACCCCGAGACGATCCACCTGGTCGCCTCCGCCGCATCGGGTATCACCTCTGTCGCGGATCTGAAGGGCAAGAACGTGTCGCTGGACGAGCCGGGTTCCGGCACGCTGGTCGACGCACGCATCATTCTGGGTGCCTATGGCCTGACCGAGGCTGACATCGAGGCCAACTTCCTCAAGCCGGATCAGGCAGCTGACCGGATGCGTGACGGCGCGATGGATGCGTTCTTCTTCGTCGGCGGCTTCCCTGCTGGCGCCATTGCCGAGCTGGCGAGCCAAGAAGATATCGTTCTCATCCCGATCTCAGGCGCCGAGGCAGAAGCGGTGACCGGCGAGTACACCTTCTTTGCCGAGAACATCGTGCCCGGCGGTACCTATGAGGGCGTGACCGATGATGTCACCACCCTGTCGGTCGGCGCCCAGTGGGTGACCAGCGCCGATCAGCCCGAAGATCTGATCTATGGCATTACCGCCGCCTTGTGGAATGAAAACACCCGCAAGCTGCTGGATTCCGGCCACCAGAAGGGCAAGGCCATCACGGTCGAGACGGCCCTAGACGGTATCGGCATCCCGCTGCACCCGGGCGCCGAGAAGTTCTATCGCGAGCAGGGCATGA
- the ccrA gene encoding crotonyl-CoA carboxylase/reductase — protein MALDTDTGIAQYDAPEKDLYEVGEMPPMGYVPKQMYAWTIRRERHGEPDKSFKQEVVDVPVLDSNEVLVLVMAAGVNYNGVWAGLGQPISPFDVHKAEYHIAGSDAAGVVWAVGDKVRRWKVGDEVVIHCNQDDGDDEECNGGDPMFSPSQRIWGYETPDGSFAQFTNVQAQQLMPRPKHLTWEESACYTLTLATAYRMLFGHEPHDLKPGQNVLVWGASGGLGSYAIQLINTAGANAIAVISEEDKREFVMALGAKGAINRKDFNCWGQLPKVNTDEYNAWLKEARKFGKAIWEITGKGVSVDIVFEHPGEATFPVSALVCKKGGMVVICAGTTGFNCTFDVRYMWMHQKRLQGSHFAHLKQASAANNLMVERRLDPCMSEVFPWADIPAAHLKMLRNEHKPGNMAVLVQSPRTGLRTVEDAVDAGK, from the coding sequence ATGGCTCTGGACACAGATACCGGCATCGCGCAGTACGACGCGCCTGAAAAAGATCTCTATGAGGTCGGCGAAATGCCCCCAATGGGCTACGTCCCCAAGCAGATGTATGCATGGACCATCCGCCGCGAACGGCACGGCGAGCCAGATAAATCTTTCAAGCAGGAAGTCGTCGATGTGCCCGTGCTGGACAGCAACGAGGTGCTGGTGCTGGTGATGGCCGCTGGCGTTAATTACAACGGCGTCTGGGCCGGGCTAGGCCAGCCGATCAGCCCGTTTGACGTGCACAAAGCCGAATACCATATCGCAGGTTCCGACGCCGCTGGCGTTGTCTGGGCGGTGGGCGACAAGGTGCGCCGCTGGAAGGTGGGCGACGAGGTGGTCATCCACTGCAACCAAGACGATGGCGACGACGAGGAATGCAACGGCGGCGATCCCATGTTCTCGCCCTCGCAGCGCATCTGGGGATACGAGACGCCCGATGGCAGCTTTGCCCAGTTCACGAATGTGCAAGCGCAGCAATTGATGCCTCGACCCAAGCATCTGACATGGGAGGAATCGGCCTGCTACACTCTGACCCTTGCCACCGCCTATCGGATGCTGTTCGGGCATGAGCCGCACGACCTGAAGCCCGGTCAGAACGTACTGGTCTGGGGCGCTTCGGGCGGTCTGGGAAGTTACGCAATCCAGTTAATCAATACGGCGGGCGCTAATGCGATCGCGGTCATCTCGGAAGAGGACAAGCGCGAGTTTGTTATGGCGCTGGGTGCCAAGGGCGCGATCAACCGCAAGGATTTTAACTGCTGGGGCCAGTTGCCCAAGGTGAATACCGATGAATACAATGCTTGGCTCAAAGAGGCGCGCAAATTTGGCAAGGCGATCTGGGAGATCACCGGCAAGGGCGTCAGCGTCGACATAGTGTTCGAGCATCCCGGCGAGGCGACATTCCCAGTATCGGCGCTGGTATGCAAAAAAGGCGGCATGGTCGTGATCTGCGCCGGCACTACCGGATTTAACTGCACCTTTGACGTGCGGTATATGTGGATGCACCAGAAACGCCTGCAAGGCTCGCATTTCGCCCACCTGAAACAAGCCAGCGCGGCCAACAATCTGATGGTCGAGCGGCGGCTGGACCCCTGCATGTCCGAAGTGTTCCCGTGGGCAGACATCCCCGCCGCGCACCTGAAAATGCTGCGCAATGAGCATAAGCCCGGCAATATGGCCGTGCTGGTTCAATCCCCGCGCACCGGTCTGCGCACCGTCGAGGATGCGGTCGACGCGGGAAAGTAG
- a CDS encoding 1-acyl-sn-glycerol-3-phosphate acyltransferase: protein MTSTVDMPLWALFLLVAFAAVTFASHFLFPSVRWFFRRRLEKAVAKLNTRLTRPIEPFKLARRSDMIQRLVYDPDVTQAIVAYAAKNMVREDVAFEQARRYAREIIPSFSAFAYFSFGTRLANWLAQTLYEVRTGPRNGAIIEGIDKDATIIFIMNHRSNMDYVLVTTLAAKSSALSYAVGEWARVWPLNRIIKAMGAYFIRRRSRGGLYRTVLARYVQMATTGGVTQAIFPEGGLTLTGKLRPAKLGLLSYVVEGWKPGGRDVVFVPVAINYDRVLEDNVLIAAGTRGDRRFPARKTAVVRAAMRIAWQRILGRLARFGTAAVVFADPIHLSDYGDTPSLADLGRDLMARIDTMMPMLCVPMVSRALLQSTSPLDDAALIAEAQGMLKARSEAPVMIADIAAGVAKACEMLAARDAITGSDAGWSMTPEGAPLLRYYANSIAHLLPHDAAPALELSAPAGS from the coding sequence ATGACATCCACCGTGGATATGCCCCTCTGGGCGCTGTTTCTGCTAGTTGCTTTCGCGGCGGTTACCTTTGCCTCGCACTTCCTGTTTCCATCTGTGCGCTGGTTTTTTCGCCGCCGGTTAGAGAAGGCAGTGGCCAAGCTGAACACCCGGCTGACGCGTCCAATTGAGCCGTTCAAACTGGCCCGGCGCAGCGACATGATTCAACGGCTGGTCTATGACCCGGACGTGACGCAGGCCATCGTGGCGTATGCCGCCAAAAATATGGTTCGCGAGGACGTCGCCTTTGAACAGGCGCGCCGCTATGCGCGCGAGATTATCCCCAGCTTTAGCGCGTTCGCCTATTTCAGCTTTGGCACGCGGCTTGCCAACTGGCTGGCGCAGACACTGTATGAGGTGCGGACCGGGCCGCGAAACGGTGCCATCATTGAGGGCATCGACAAGGATGCCACGATAATTTTTATCATGAACCATCGTAGTAACATGGATTACGTGCTGGTCACGACGCTCGCCGCAAAATCATCGGCGCTGTCCTATGCGGTGGGCGAATGGGCGCGCGTCTGGCCGCTGAACCGGATCATCAAGGCGATGGGCGCATACTTTATCCGCCGCCGGTCGCGCGGGGGTCTCTATCGCACGGTGCTGGCGCGGTACGTGCAGATGGCGACGACGGGCGGCGTCACGCAGGCGATCTTTCCCGAGGGTGGCCTGACCCTTACTGGCAAGCTACGGCCCGCCAAGCTGGGATTGCTGTCCTACGTGGTTGAAGGGTGGAAGCCCGGCGGGCGCGACGTGGTGTTCGTGCCAGTCGCGATCAATTACGACCGGGTGCTCGAGGATAATGTGCTGATCGCCGCCGGTACGCGCGGCGATCGTAGATTTCCCGCACGCAAAACTGCGGTAGTCCGGGCGGCAATGCGGATCGCGTGGCAGCGTATTTTGGGTCGGCTCGCCCGGTTCGGGACGGCGGCTGTCGTATTCGCTGACCCCATCCACCTTAGCGATTATGGCGACACGCCGTCGCTGGCGGATCTGGGACGCGACCTGATGGCCCGGATTGATACGATGATGCCGATGCTGTGCGTACCAATGGTGTCGCGGGCCCTGCTTCAAAGCACCTCGCCGCTGGATGACGCCGCGTTGATTGCTGAGGCGCAAGGGATGCTGAAAGCTAGGTCAGAGGCGCCGGTAATGATTGCCGATATCGCGGCAGGGGTCGCCAAGGCGTGTGAAATGTTAGCCGCACGTGATGCCATAACCGGCAGTGATGCAGGCTGGTCCATGACACCTGAGGGCGCGCCCTTGCTGCGCTACTATGCCAACTCAATTGCGCATCTGTTACCGCATGATGCTGCACCTGCATTGGAACTTTCTGCACCTGCTGGGTCATAA
- a CDS encoding protein meaA gives MSNPTPDRPWLIRTYAGHSTASASNALYRANLAKGQTGLSVAFDLPTQTGYDSDHVLSRGEVGKVGVPVCHLGDMRQLFTDIPLDQMNTSMTINATAPWLLSLYIAVAEEQGVDPRTLQGTVQNDLIKEYLSRGTYICPPKPSLKMIGDVAEYCYTNVPKWNPMNVCSYHLQEAGATPEQELSFALATAIAVLDELRPRVPAADFPALAGRISFFVNAGIRFVTEMCKMRAFVDLWDEILLKRYGVDDPKFRRFRYGVQVNSLGLTEQQPENNVYRILIEMLAVTLSKNARARAVQLPAWNEALGLPRPWDQQWSMRMQQILAYETDLLEFDDLFDGNPAVDAKVETLKDGARRELASLDGMGGAIGAIDYMKSRLVDSNAARLGRIERNETTVVGVNKWTTGEPSPLVSEDGGIMTVDPAVEAEQIARLNAWKAARDASAVTDALAELRSAASDGRNIMPASIKAARAGVTTGEWAQQMRAVHGEYRGPTGVSSSPSNMTEGLDDIREAVAAASTRLGRRLKFLVGKPGLDGHSNGAEQIAFRARDCGMDIDYQGIRLTPEELVRAAMDDGAHVVGLSILSGSHIPLVEDLMARMHAAGLGHIPVIVGGIIPEEDAKRLRAFGVARVYTPKDFELNTIMRDIVTLVDPGPVAAE, from the coding sequence ATGTCCAACCCGACCCCAGACCGTCCTTGGTTGATCCGCACCTATGCGGGACACTCTACCGCGTCGGCGTCAAATGCGCTTTATCGCGCGAACTTGGCCAAGGGGCAGACGGGCTTGTCGGTTGCCTTCGATCTGCCGACGCAGACGGGTTACGACAGCGATCACGTCCTGTCGCGCGGCGAGGTTGGCAAGGTCGGCGTCCCGGTTTGCCACTTGGGCGACATGCGGCAGCTGTTCACGGATATCCCGCTGGACCAGATGAACACCTCGATGACGATCAACGCCACGGCGCCGTGGCTACTATCGCTCTATATCGCGGTGGCAGAGGAACAGGGCGTCGATCCGCGCACCCTGCAAGGCACAGTTCAGAACGACCTGATCAAGGAATACCTGAGCCGCGGCACATATATCTGTCCGCCGAAACCGTCGCTGAAGATGATCGGCGACGTGGCCGAGTACTGCTACACGAATGTGCCAAAATGGAACCCGATGAACGTGTGTTCCTATCACCTGCAAGAGGCCGGCGCGACACCGGAGCAGGAGCTGTCCTTTGCCCTCGCCACCGCCATTGCCGTGCTGGACGAGCTGCGTCCCCGGGTCCCTGCTGCCGATTTCCCAGCGCTGGCCGGGCGAATCAGCTTCTTCGTCAATGCGGGCATCCGTTTCGTCACCGAGATGTGCAAAATGCGCGCCTTCGTTGATCTGTGGGACGAGATACTGCTGAAGCGTTACGGCGTGGACGATCCGAAATTTCGCCGCTTTCGCTATGGCGTGCAGGTGAACTCACTTGGCCTGACCGAACAGCAGCCCGAAAATAACGTCTACCGCATCCTGATCGAAATGCTGGCCGTGACCCTTAGCAAAAACGCCCGCGCCCGCGCTGTGCAGCTGCCCGCATGGAACGAGGCGTTGGGCCTGCCGCGCCCGTGGGATCAGCAATGGTCAATGCGGATGCAACAGATTTTGGCGTATGAGACGGACCTGCTGGAGTTCGACGACCTTTTTGACGGCAACCCGGCGGTGGATGCCAAGGTCGAAACGCTAAAGGACGGCGCACGGCGCGAGTTGGCCAGCCTTGATGGCATGGGCGGCGCAATCGGGGCCATCGACTACATGAAGTCGCGGCTGGTAGACAGCAATGCCGCGCGTTTGGGCCGGATCGAGCGGAACGAGACAACCGTGGTCGGCGTCAACAAGTGGACAACCGGCGAGCCGTCGCCGCTGGTGAGCGAGGATGGCGGCATCATGACCGTCGATCCTGCGGTCGAGGCCGAACAGATCGCCCGGCTGAACGCTTGGAAAGCCGCGCGTGACGCCAGCGCCGTGACCGACGCACTGGCCGAACTGCGCAGCGCCGCCTCGGACGGGCGCAACATCATGCCTGCCTCGATCAAGGCAGCCCGCGCCGGGGTCACTACGGGCGAGTGGGCGCAGCAGATGCGCGCTGTGCATGGCGAATATCGCGGGCCAACGGGCGTCAGCTCCAGCCCGTCGAACATGACCGAAGGGCTGGATGACATCCGCGAGGCCGTCGCCGCCGCCTCTACCCGGCTAGGGCGCCGCCTGAAATTCCTCGTTGGCAAGCCGGGGCTGGACGGCCATTCCAACGGGGCCGAACAGATCGCGTTCCGCGCACGCGATTGTGGAATGGATATCGACTATCAGGGCATACGCTTGACGCCCGAAGAGCTGGTACGCGCCGCAATGGACGACGGCGCGCATGTGGTCGGCCTGTCGATCCTGTCAGGCAGCCACATCCCGCTGGTCGAGGATCTGATGGCGCGGATGCATGCTGCCGGGCTGGGCCATATCCCCGTTATCGTCGGCGGCATCATTCCCGAGGAGGACGCGAAACGCCTGCGCGCCTTTGGTGTGGCGCGCGTCTATACCCCCAAGGATTTTGAGCTGAATACGATTATGCGCGACATCGTCACGCTGGTCGATCCCGGCCCTGTCGCTGCGGAATAA
- a CDS encoding GNAT family N-acetyltransferase, producing the protein MPDTITIRPLTSGDEAEWRRLWTGYLDYYEASVPEEVYTTTFARLLSADHPNQNALLALKDNQPVGLVHYIYHPHNWKVEEVCYLQDLYADPSARGTGIGRRLIEAVYAAADADGRPSVYWMTQDFNATARRLYDRIATLTPFIKYAR; encoded by the coding sequence ATGCCAGATACAATCACCATCCGCCCGCTGACCTCTGGTGACGAAGCCGAGTGGCGACGCCTCTGGACCGGTTATCTGGACTATTACGAGGCGTCCGTGCCAGAGGAAGTCTACACCACGACGTTCGCGCGCCTGTTATCGGCAGACCATCCTAATCAGAACGCGCTGCTGGCCCTGAAAGACAACCAGCCTGTCGGCCTCGTCCACTACATCTATCACCCGCACAATTGGAAGGTGGAAGAGGTTTGCTATTTGCAAGACCTCTATGCCGACCCCTCCGCGCGGGGCACTGGCATAGGTCGCCGCCTGATCGAGGCGGTTTATGCCGCTGCCGATGCAGATGGGCGCCCCTCGGTCTACTGGATGACCCAGGATTTCAACGCCACAGCGCGGCGTCTTTATGACCGCATCGCCACGCTCACGCCTTTCATCAAATACGCGCGCTGA
- a CDS encoding DUF2244 domain-containing protein produces MWPHRSLPRRGFAGFMLATSLMISLPLFAVLGTPVLWVILPFLAGAVVLMWWALERSYAAGRLHEELVIDAQEVLLTRTNPRGEVQKWDCNAYWAQAQIYPTGGPVAYYITLRGAGREVELGAFLSEDERKALFDEVRGALRMARGGA; encoded by the coding sequence ATGTGGCCGCACCGCTCGCTGCCACGTCGCGGCTTTGCCGGTTTCATGCTGGCGACCTCCCTGATGATTTCTCTGCCGCTATTCGCTGTTTTAGGCACGCCGGTCTTGTGGGTTATTCTGCCATTTCTCGCTGGGGCGGTCGTGCTGATGTGGTGGGCGCTGGAGCGCAGCTATGCAGCCGGGCGTCTGCATGAGGAGCTGGTGATCGACGCGCAAGAGGTGCTGCTGACACGCACCAATCCGCGCGGTGAAGTCCAAAAGTGGGATTGTAACGCCTACTGGGCGCAGGCGCAGATTTATCCGACCGGTGGTCCCGTGGCGTATTACATCACGCTGCGCGGCGCTGGCCGCGAGGTTGAGTTGGGCGCGTTTTTGTCTGAGGATGAGCGCAAGGCGCTATTTGACGAAGTGCGCGGCGCGTTGCGTATGGCGCGGGGCGGCGCCTAG
- a CDS encoding GatB/YqeY domain-containing protein translates to MTLRDRVDAALKQAMRDRDAARLATLRLINAAIKDQEIAARGKGGDTQLGDDDVLAILGKMTKQRYESVRAYEEAGRIDLAEREEQEVAVIAEFLPRQLSEKEVNEAVEAAIQETEATSIRDMGKIMGVLKAKYTGQMDFGAVGPKIKDRMTG, encoded by the coding sequence ATTACACTGCGCGACCGGGTCGATGCGGCCCTCAAACAGGCGATGCGTGATCGAGATGCCGCGCGCCTTGCGACACTGCGCCTGATCAATGCCGCCATCAAGGATCAGGAAATTGCGGCCCGCGGCAAGGGCGGCGACACGCAACTGGGCGACGATGATGTGCTGGCGATTTTGGGCAAGATGACCAAGCAGCGCTACGAGTCGGTGCGCGCCTACGAGGAGGCCGGCCGTATCGATCTGGCCGAACGCGAAGAGCAGGAAGTGGCCGTGATCGCCGAATTCCTACCCCGGCAGTTGTCTGAAAAAGAGGTCAACGAAGCCGTCGAAGCCGCTATTCAGGAAACCGAGGCGACGTCGATCCGTGACATGGGCAAGATCATGGGCGTGCTGAAGGCCAAATACACTGGCCAAATGGATTTCGGCGCTGTCGGCCCCAAGATCAAGGACCGCATGACCGGGTAA
- the carA gene encoding glutamine-hydrolyzing carbamoyl-phosphate synthase small subunit: MTMHAPQSRPTACLALADGTVFYGHGFGATGEVVAELCFNTAMTGYQEVMTDPSYAGQVVTFTFPHIGNTGTNTEDDETADPVAAGMVVKWDPTAPSSWRSTQTLQDWLIQRGRIAIGGVDTRRLTRAIRQQGAPHVALSHDPEGNFDIAALVEKARGFAGLEGLDLAKDVTCAQSYRWDEMRWAWPDGYPQQTNPKHKVVAIDYGAKRNILRCLASAGCDVTVLPATATAEDVLAHNPAGVFLSNGPGDPAATGAYAVPVIQDLLKADLPIFGICLGHQMLALALGAKTVKMSHGHHGANHPVKDYTTGKVEITSMNHGFAVDGQSLPDDVEETHVSLFDGSNCGIALKNRPVFSVQHHPEASPGPQDSFYLFERFADFMALKTPVS; encoded by the coding sequence ATGACGATGCACGCGCCCCAGAGCCGCCCAACCGCATGCCTTGCACTAGCCGATGGCACGGTATTCTACGGGCACGGCTTCGGCGCGACGGGCGAGGTGGTGGCGGAGCTGTGCTTTAACACCGCGATGACCGGGTATCAGGAGGTGATGACCGACCCCAGCTATGCCGGGCAGGTCGTGACATTCACCTTTCCGCATATTGGCAATACCGGCACAAATACCGAAGATGACGAAACCGCCGATCCCGTGGCCGCCGGTATGGTGGTCAAGTGGGATCCGACAGCGCCCAGCAGTTGGCGCAGCACACAGACCTTGCAAGACTGGCTGATTCAGCGCGGGCGCATTGCGATAGGCGGCGTCGACACACGCCGCTTGACCCGCGCAATCCGCCAGCAGGGCGCGCCGCATGTGGCATTGTCGCATGACCCTGAAGGCAATTTCGACATCGCCGCGCTGGTCGAAAAGGCACGCGGCTTCGCCGGTCTTGAGGGGCTGGATCTGGCCAAAGACGTGACCTGCGCGCAATCCTACCGCTGGGATGAGATGCGCTGGGCGTGGCCGGACGGCTATCCACAGCAGACGAACCCCAAGCATAAGGTCGTCGCGATCGACTACGGCGCCAAGCGCAACATCCTGCGCTGTCTTGCATCGGCAGGCTGCGACGTGACTGTGTTGCCCGCCACCGCAACCGCGGAGGATGTACTGGCGCACAACCCAGCCGGTGTATTTCTGTCGAACGGCCCAGGTGATCCTGCGGCAACAGGCGCCTATGCCGTGCCGGTCATTCAGGATCTGCTAAAGGCGGATCTGCCCATTTTTGGTATCTGTCTGGGGCACCAGATGCTGGCGCTGGCGCTGGGCGCCAAGACCGTCAAGATGAGCCATGGCCACCATGGCGCCAACCACCCGGTCAAAGATTACACCACTGGCAAGGTCGAGATCACGTCGATGAACCATGGCTTTGCCGTCGACGGCCAAAGCCTGCCGGACGATGTGGAGGAGACGCATGTGTCGCTCTTTGACGGATCGAACTGCGGAATCGCGCTAAAGAATCGCCCCGTATTTTCGGTCCAGCACCACCCCGAGGCGAGCCCCGGACCGCAGGACAGCTTTTACCTTTTCGAGCGATTTGCAGACTTCATGGCGTTGAAAACCCCTGTTTCCTAA
- a CDS encoding glycosyltransferase family 2 protein, translating to MGISELRQLDTQSWASTSLRQGAAPGGNLCALGRNLVQTGVISQSDAKLAQIVQTHCDAPIDRVLFAEGLVDAPDLLRAQAARAGLRLASADELRLGAEEVPGIDARSLIRRGIAPLRGADGELRIAADRIEATRGLHDLPEALQNTPPIIASRREVQAAMAGAARTALTAAAEARTPAAESCRTWSASPARRLVLALSAIAICIGASILYPGAVFGAFAGWATLTLVISAALKMAAVCSRIAAGTPVAVQPPLPQGAKLPKVSILVPLFRETEIAHALIARLTRLTYPKCLLDVILVLEEDDDTTRKTLAQINLPAWMRAVIVPDGQPRTKPRAMNYALDFCEGDIVGIFDAEDAPDPDQITQIARRFAAAPPEVVCLQGILDYYNPRQNWLARCFTIEYATWFRVMLPGMARLGFAIPLGGTTLYFRREVLEELGGWDAHNVTEDADLGFRLARHGYRTEIIGTVTHEEANCRPWPWIKQRSRWLKGYMTTYLVHMRRPLLLYRQLGAWKFWGFQAHFITALSQFMLAPFLWSFWLVLLGLPHPLDPVLPRGGMLLFAQLFLAIEVLNITFHMLGVSGRGHRHLLPWLPTMHLYTPLGTIAAIKAVYEMIVAPFYWDKTSHGHSLVQGKIEG from the coding sequence ATGGGCATCTCGGAACTGCGGCAGCTGGACACGCAGTCTTGGGCATCGACCAGTCTGCGCCAGGGCGCAGCGCCCGGCGGCAACCTGTGTGCGCTGGGCCGGAACCTGGTGCAGACTGGCGTAATTTCCCAATCAGACGCCAAATTGGCCCAGATCGTGCAGACGCATTGCGACGCGCCCATTGATCGCGTCCTGTTTGCTGAGGGGCTGGTAGATGCGCCTGATCTGCTACGCGCACAGGCCGCGCGCGCGGGTCTGCGCCTTGCCAGCGCGGATGAGCTTCGCCTTGGCGCCGAGGAGGTGCCGGGCATCGACGCGCGCAGCCTGATCCGGCGCGGTATCGCGCCCCTGCGCGGGGCGGACGGGGAACTACGCATCGCCGCTGACCGTATTGAGGCAACCAGGGGTCTGCACGATCTGCCAGAAGCGTTGCAAAATACACCCCCCATCATCGCATCCCGGCGCGAGGTTCAGGCCGCGATGGCAGGTGCCGCACGCACCGCGCTGACAGCCGCAGCCGAGGCGCGCACCCCTGCCGCCGAAAGCTGCCGAACATGGAGCGCGTCACCTGCACGGCGTCTGGTGTTGGCCCTGTCGGCCATCGCGATTTGCATCGGGGCGAGCATACTTTATCCCGGCGCCGTCTTCGGCGCATTCGCCGGCTGGGCCACCCTTACATTGGTCATATCTGCGGCTCTTAAAATGGCGGCTGTCTGCTCGCGCATCGCGGCCGGAACGCCCGTTGCGGTGCAACCGCCGCTGCCACAGGGCGCGAAACTGCCCAAGGTTTCGATCCTCGTTCCGCTCTTTCGGGAGACGGAAATTGCACATGCCTTGATTGCGCGACTGACGCGCCTGACCTACCCTAAATGTCTGCTGGACGTCATACTGGTGCTGGAGGAAGACGACGACACGACCCGCAAAACGTTGGCGCAGATTAACCTGCCCGCGTGGATGCGCGCCGTTATCGTGCCAGACGGCCAGCCCCGAACTAAGCCGCGCGCGATGAACTATGCGCTGGATTTCTGCGAGGGCGATATTGTGGGTATCTTTGACGCCGAAGACGCGCCAGATCCAGACCAGATCACGCAGATCGCCCGCCGCTTTGCCGCAGCGCCGCCTGAGGTCGTCTGCCTGCAAGGCATATTGGACTATTATAACCCGCGCCAGAACTGGCTGGCGCGCTGTTTCACCATCGAATACGCAACATGGTTCCGGGTGATGCTGCCGGGCATGGCGCGGCTGGGTTTTGCCATACCGCTGGGCGGCACGACGCTGTATTTTCGGCGTGAGGTGCTGGAGGAACTGGGCGGCTGGGACGCCCATAATGTGACGGAGGATGCCGATCTTGGCTTTCGCCTGGCCCGCCACGGCTACCGCACAGAAATCATCGGCACTGTCACCCATGAAGAGGCAAATTGCCGCCCTTGGCCATGGATCAAGCAGCGCTCGCGATGGCTCAAGGGGTATATGACCACCTATCTGGTGCACATGCGCCGCCCGCTGTTGCTATACCGGCAGTTGGGCGCATGGAAATTCTGGGGATTTCAGGCGCATTTCATAACCGCGCTGTCGCAGTTTATGCTGGCGCCGTTTCTTTGGTCGTTCTGGCTGGTCCTTCTTGGCCTGCCGCACCCACTGGATCCGGTGCTGCCGCGCGGCGGTATGCTGCTATTCGCCCAGCTCTTTCTGGCGATTGAGGTCCTAAATATCACGTTCCACATGCTCGGCGTGTCGGGACGCGGGCATCGGCACCTGTTGCCGTGGCTGCCAACGATGCATTTATATACGCCACTTGGAACCATCGCCGCGATCAAGGCGGTCTACGAGATGATCGTCGCGCCGTTTTACTGGGACAAGACCAGCCACGGACACTCGCTGGTACAGGGCAAGATTGAAGGATGA
- a CDS encoding GntR family transcriptional regulator, which produces MKLPQTDAYSLILGAIDMGDFRPGDRLVESDLAERFGVSRTPIREALQRLETQSLLTRDGRSLIVASLDHNQRAELYVVRAALEGLAASLAARHAAPEEVAVLRGMVEQDRALIGDPAQMARANRRFHKQIHLASHNRFLVQQLDLVHRSMALMATTSLAAEGRTEVALAEHDAIVGAIEAGDAEAAHDALKAHISKAFMTRLELESGEVKSTL; this is translated from the coding sequence ATGAAATTGCCGCAAACAGATGCCTATTCGCTGATCCTTGGCGCGATCGATATGGGCGATTTTCGCCCTGGTGACCGCTTGGTCGAAAGCGATCTGGCCGAGAGGTTCGGCGTTTCCCGTACTCCGATCCGCGAGGCGTTGCAGCGGCTGGAGACACAATCGCTGCTAACGCGCGACGGTCGCAGCCTGATCGTGGCGTCCCTCGATCACAATCAGCGCGCCGAGCTATACGTCGTGCGTGCCGCGCTGGAGGGGCTGGCCGCCAGCCTCGCCGCGCGCCACGCCGCCCCCGAAGAGGTCGCAGTGCTGCGTGGCATGGTCGAACAGGACCGCGCGTTGATTGGGGATCCGGCCCAGATGGCGCGCGCCAACAGGCGCTTTCACAAGCAAATCCATCTGGCGTCGCATAACCGGTTTCTGGTGCAGCAGCTGGACCTCGTCCACCGCTCGATGGCGTTAATGGCCACCACGTCGCTAGCAGCTGAGGGCCGGACCGAGGTGGCACTGGCCGAGCATGACGCGATCGTGGGCGCGATCGAGGCGGGGGATGCAGAGGCGGCGCATGACGCGCTCAAGGCGCATATTTCCAAGGCATTCATGACCCGGCTTGAGCTGGAATCGGGCGAGGTAAAGTCTACGCTGTGA